The window aaaacagccgcggatCGGAAACAGCCCCAGGCCTGCACTTCGGACACCGCtggtccagcacttcatgaccggtaccgatatcaaccgacacCACGCATACCAAAAATCagcactgtttgtgcaaaaaacGCCAAACACTGCAATATGCAACACAAGCGctagaaaaagtgccaaaatgcTGCCAGTGACATCAGATTAGAAGTCTTGAAGGAAGACATCTTGCTCCTCTCTTGCGTAACCAGTGCTTTATGGACTTTGGTTTTCCTTAGTTTTCACGTCATTTCCTGTcttgcgctcttattttggttcgCTGTTTCCTATTCGGCGTGATGTGTCACGTGCTTTACGGTCGCTGGAAAGCGCTTGCAGCGCCGTACGAGGTCTCACTCAAGCGctgatatcattatcggcagaaaaaccgatactgatatgatCCAATGTTTCATTTGTATGCCAATATTGGCCGAAAATATCGCCCTGGCTATCCTAAAAAGAAAGTGCACAAATTTTGGAGACACAACTAAAATTCATTACATTTATCTAACATACATTTTGGAcatacatgcttttcattgaaTAGCGGCGTTATTATGTTTCTTAAACTTGTTATGTAAAAACTAATGTGATCACTCAAGATCACATTTCtctgtcaatatttttttttgctctgtttcTTTGCAGGAATCCACTTTTTTATGGAGTTAACCCGCTTTGGTGAAAACTCGTATCTccaattttgtgatttttgttgttgttttttgtcccGCAACACATGCAGGATTTTCCTCCACTCTTAACTCTCGTTTAACATTGCTATCCCACTTTTCATCACTCTTGCATGAAAAACATGTACCTCCAAATTGTGTGTCCCAGTTTTTTTTCCGCCCcctcatttaatatttttgaacGTTGTTTCCTTACATTTTGTTTCTGCACAATGAAAAACGttttcttttgttcttttttacgTAATGCGCCCAgcatttttccccctcatttcatatttttttaacatggtTCCCTACATTTTGTCTCTGCTAAATGAAAAACACATATCTCCAaattttgtgagtttttttctttttcccgcAAGACGCTGAGTATTTTTGCCTCCTCGTTTCATATTTGTTTAACATTGTTCCCTGCATTTTGTCTCTGCTCAATGAAAAACACATATCTCCAAATTTtgtgagggtttttttctttttcccacAGCATGcccattatttttctcatttcatatTTGTTTAACATGGTTTCCCACATTTTGTCTCTGCTCAATGAAAAGCACGTATCTCCACATTTTGCAAGATGTTTCTTTTCATCTGGAAACTGTGCTTATGTTGTTTTCTGACTAACAATTCCACCAAACCAATTGTTAGAgtgatgataaaaatgattttggGATGCAGTAAATGCAGGTATAGAAAGATAGGAGGGGGGTCTTCTATCGCAGTTGTAGACTGGGAGCCAAAGTGCATGAAGTCCGTGTTCGTTGAATTCTTTTGCCATTGAAGCGCCCGGCGAGCAAGGAGTGGAGGGGACGTGACCAATGACATAATGGCTGCTGTCAAACGCCCCCTCCATTTGTGGTGACAATCCCGATGCCATCACTGCCATTGTCAGGacgcaaacaaacacacacacacacacacacgcacacacacacacacacacgccttcCCCCGAAAAGGGAAAAGTCAGCTTTTCTGGTCACCGAGGTCTCCTTCCAAGTCAATACAAGTTTAGTGTTCTTTAGGGTCTCGTGTTGGAATTATAAGTATTATTGTCCCTACCTTTaaatatatttgcattttaaataaTGCCTCTTTTTATAGAAGCCATGCATGTACACTCAAAGACTACTTTCATCTGATTTGGAGACGTGTCTTCATTGAAATGAAATCGCCTGCAATCGTATGTTTGCATTCTTACTGATACTTTGAACTGAAAGCATAAACTTGGCCTCCAAAATAGAAGcaccaaacaaacaaattatTAGTTTGCTATTGTTGGTGTAATTTGCAATTGTGTACAACCATACtgagttttattattattattattgtcattattattattattattattacggcCCTTTAGTGTAccaaaattatttttgaaatgggCCTATAATAAGTATATCATAAAATCATTTCTATttaattgtcattattattatcattgtaaAGGCAGAGTACTTCTTGTtagtatttttccattttaaacattttttgcacACATTTCACAAGCTTTTTCAAAGGCAATGCTAATTTCATCAGGTTTTTAAAGGTACAGCATATGTAGAAAACGCAGACGTCTTCCATGCAGGAACAGAAAGTAAAAGTTTTATGTTGGTTTatatgatactttttttttattgcaaaaatgTCGCAAAGTGAGGCGcatcatttacatttaaatgaaccttttgtgtttattttcgcTTGTTTAGAACTATTTATCCCGTCCTCTTCCTCGCTTGTCCCCTGTTTGTTTTGGCCCGAAATGGAGCCAGAAAGCTCCGATTTAGACATTTTGCACGGAGCTTTATTTCTTTTCCCTCCGACACTTTGGTCTGtcacacacttttatttttgctgacAGCTCGTGATGGGGAGGCTTTAGGAAACAATCAAGTGGACGTGAAAATGTGGGGTGAAAGTCGGTTTATATCGAAATATtgctgctattattattattatgtctttattattattattattattcttaaagccatggtttttttttgggtgtgtgtaaaaaaactacagtattttgtgtttatcttTACATTGACAATGTTTAGACTGTTTTAGACTTTgtcttatttacaaatatacaaatgtctttatttaaaaatatacatatatatgctatataacttttatattattatatttttgttgaatattaatatttgtcctaAATATTTTGATAGTTTAACTATTTCGTCCTCACAGCAATTCcagtattttttaatatttctttaCAAGACGTATTTTTAGTACGTTTtcgatttttattttgtacgtAAATACgtatgtatataaaaaatagtcattaataaataaaacagtaaaaagcaaaataatacaCATCGTATTTTAATCAAATATATTCAGACTCTATCCTGGGTTTCTCAATAATTTAGATCAAGGTTTGCCCACATTTcgttaaataattaaaataaacattaatattaacCAAAAGAAACTGAAAAAGTGACTATATAATAATTGATGCCGACCTGTTatagtaaatagtaaataatggaaataatggATTCAAATAATATTTCTTTGTTTGCAAAATGCTATTGTGTGgaaaacattgaaaataaaaagtagTACGCGTCTAAAAATataagtataaataaataagttaagaGTATAAGACCACAAGCTGTCATTTAGTTGCACTTGGTGCGAGAACCcccctcataatgttacatttaAGCTATTTGCCGTGTTATTAAACCCTGTAATGTGTGTCTCCGCTTTTAAAATGCACGACACACTTTAATGTGTCGTCTCATTCGAATTGTCGTCTCTCTGGTGACATGAAATGGTCACCAGAGAGGAGCTGACGCCTAAACGAGTCATCAAGCTTTAAATTTCCTGTAGAACGACATGTTAAAAAacccacaatatttttttaaagaggcAAAATGCATGCATGGCGGGTTCGCATCGCTTACCTactttgtgtgagtgtgtgtgcagaCTCCTCACAAGCTAGCAGCATTCCCCATTGCAGAGATGAGACAGTGTCAAAAACACCAGCGACTTTTTCCCCACAGATTCCCTTTAAGAAGTGGAAACTTTTGTGTCCTCCTGCACCATTTTATACATGATGAGCCGCCAGTAATGGGATTATTAAACAAAAACGTTTCAGGCGCTGGCGTTAACCTTTTTTAATGCCTAATTAGGTTTTGCAAAGAAATAATTAGATTCTACAGTGCTTACACTGCCTATATTTTCAAATGGCATCTGCAAGCAAACACGAGAAGCTCTGTTGGCAGCagtctgcaaacacacacacaacacacaccacaACGCAGTTACAGCCAGgtggaacatttaaaaacatgttgggGCTAAATAAGGTGAAGGTAGAGCTAAAATAGTTATTCAAGGCGAGTAAAAGCGAGCTCTGGTTGCAGGGTTCTGTCGTCTGGTAGAGCGCGCCCTCTGGTGTTCAAGTAACATATTACAGCAACATcagacaataaaaacaaactaaaacatGTAAACTGAATaacaaaacatataaaaacacaccATTTACGTGAATTGGTAAACATTTTATAACGTTTTAAAAAAGTGATATTCAGTTGCTATTTCTGCATGCGCATTCGGAAAGACTGAATTATTGCATTGGACCTCATTATTCAAGTTGTTGTACCCTGTTCATGCTTAAGTATCCTTCTATTACGAAACATAAATGAAGGTCAGTAGTCCGCTAATATATGTATAAACCCTGCGTTAAAAGGCAACATGACATCGTGTTAATAAAACGCGTTGATGTTAGTGTTTTGTTTCGCAATAACGTCATTCACGTTTCCATTCACGTCCACGAGAGGGAGTTAGAGCCTGTGCGTCATATTACCGGAAGTTCTTTTCATCTGGAAGTATCGCGATATTATCGTTTGATAGAAGGTCAGCTGATCATTCACTAGCGTGTGTGGAAAGGGGCCAGTAGTCCGAGTATCACAAGAGAGCTTCAACGCGCTGTAACACcggtaagttgttttttttattcttgaaatgttGAAACTTTGACTAGTGCCGGCCATCATCTTATATTCAAAGGTATATGTGGCACAATATGGTGCAGTTATAGCGTTGCTCGGCGGACAGCATCAGCGATGTGGCCGTGTAGCTCCCATGCTAGCAAGGGAGAAGGTTCGAGATTCACCTGCCGCTAACCGTTAGCTGCTTTTGATCAAGCGTCGAAAAGCAACTTTCTTACAATATGAATCCTCACGCACACGGACTTCAATGTGTACGCCGCGGTATTGCTTAATTCGGTGTGACTTTTTCGACAATATTCGTATTGTTGTCGTCATCCGTACTTCAAGTCCTCTTATTTGAAACTAGCATCTGTGTAACGTTAAGCTAACCTATTGTTCCTTTCCAACAACAGACGAATTACTGCATTTCTGTGTTTACAATAAACGTATTCCGTTTTACTCATTTATTTAGCTTTCACCCTCTGAAGAAGGTGCAAGTAGGAGTGCAACTACTGATATAGTAGGAGTAATTCGTCCTGCTATTGGGCttattcaagagttttattgtcatatgcacagtaaaacaggtagttctgctatgcaatgaaattcttgttctgttcattcgcccaaagaaagaaagaaagaaaaacactagaaaattaataagaacagaagaaacattaataccaataaattaagcaacaacaacagaagagacattatcttttccaaaatggggacttggaacagctttcaaagcacctttcatgttgctgtagacttggtacaggatgctatttgccctcgtgggaatGCCTACATGCAGGTAacatttggggagaacagtcccgaggctctgtgtctacaagacgctgaagtccgatcttcccggcaagcggcaaatgtctccaaccggaccgccgagtccggtatatcctccgtccagccaggcctccgcgagcacacagcactctccgatCTCACGTAGAATCCTTGCTCGCAGCAAGGCTGATGACAGCTGATGctaattattttataattgtagGCGTGTACAATAATTATacacattttataaatattttttttattaggccATGTGCAATCACGAAACAGTGAtttatgaaatatatttttgaaaagttgtGACAGTGAAGCACGAGGTGGCATGTCATTTGTTGCATTTCAGTTGTGCATCCAATTTTACTATTGTTGGCTTTTTACCAACTATGACATTGCAATAACTATTAGCGGAAATGAATCATTGAATTGTGATGGCAGAAAAGTTGCTCATCACAACAACTGTGTAATCATTCCCCAGTTGGAAGTTTTCCAATTGATACATCATCCAAATGAAATTGCTTGTTTTGTGTAGCCAGCTGCAATTTTGCTGTTCTTACGCTCCCCGTGCAAGAAATTGAAGGAATAAATTGTTGTTTATCACATATGTCAGACTCTTCTGGACCAGTGTGACAAGTTGATGAGCATGTATTTTCTCCAACAGAGTGACACACCGCCCCAAAGATGGCCGATAACAACCAAAGCCCTCTTAGACCAGGGCCTGTGGTAAGCCAGCTGCTTCATACCTTAAGAGTGTGATGTGCGCATTACCTGAAGTCCTACTGTGCTTTATAAAGACAAGATAGACACAAATGACTGCAAAAAAGAAGGGATAAGTAGGCAAAATGATCTATCATAGTCCACAGTCCTTGTTTTGCAGCATTGCAGTGTGCATGTTTGCTCTCCGCGTCTTGTATGCTAAAAttccaacattattattattagtagtagtaatactactattattattaatattattatctttatgCAGGAGGACCGGAACTGTTTACCCAACCTTACACtcactagatcaggggtgtcaaacttgtttCGCCGTGGGTCACGTCGCAGTTCTGGTTACCCTCAGAGTGCCACCTGGAACTTTGAAACCATATTCATGTATAATTATGTTTACCAGCAAACTTACATTGAAAGACGTCAAGTTACCAAGTATAAATTTGAGTGTACTCTACTATTGTATTATTGCAATTATAATtcttttaataaataataattctatTAATTATGCATAATTTaaaattattgtaattataattcttttaataaataatacttaTATGAATTGCATAATgcataattttaaaatgtataaaaacaatCTGAAATTGCATTATtctgtcaaaaatgacatttacattcagcaagaaagattgcctttgatttttttttttacattagatttttaaaatattttttactacAGGTTgcgagcgctctcaacctgtgggtacccacggtgggcttttaacaaatgtcaaaagaagagcgtagggaaagaaacccaaaagcccacaaaagcaaaaaggagaggagtggtagtcccttatgtagcgggggtctccgaaaaactccagaggatcttatggcaacgcaaaattcctacctatttcaaaccagtataTACCctcagacaaaaatgagtgcatcctaaagacaaggctccaaaccaaaaacagagcaatgtggtctattccatccactgtaaagatgaggaatgcaaagagcactacattggggaaactaagcaaatgctccaaaaaaggctttatcaacatcgcagggacaattctagtggtcctcaatcagcagtacatctacactttaaagcaaccaatcactcttttcaggacagcgaggtaaagatttttggccaaagaaaacagatggtttgaaagaggagtaaaggaagctatttttgtcaaacaacagaacccatcattgaatcggaatggtggtttgaggtttaatttggaccctgtgttcagcaggttactgagaccaaaacccacagctcttagtcttgcaaatgagttagagccagggccgagccagaacaatagatgctaacgagccggtatcagagtcgttcatacccaactcagggagcgacacttcccttttatcggaggtgttaatagcaggagaggattatagcactactccgcccaggcttagtgtaaggaaccaatagaaggagggtgttggcacaccaattccgcccactcttactgtatttaaggcctaggctaccagcactaccatcagcgaaacgtccgacaccttcttcacagaagtacagatgacatctcaagaagcctttccctccatataatttaaatataaaaatatttaaataacaattacatatataaaatattttttagaatattaaaaaaatatctatacAAATATGTTTCTAAATAATACtcaaataatacaacaaaattggtttttgacgtgcattatttccaggcttttgcgTGCCACATAAAGTGATAATGTGGGATACTCAATGACTGCACATCATGAGTACGCAGTCCACGTAAAGATCGCATTGGGTAGCTGGAGCAGCGGGGTCCCTAATGGGCTAAAACTTGATCTCGTCAGGTGACATTGAGGGAAAGCCTTGGAGAAATGTTCTGACATATTGAATTAAGTTGTTTCGCTTGACATTTGGGAAAACCCTGTTTGTGCTATTCACACAGTCCATATTGTAACCGCACATTGAACCTGCTAAGCCATGTGGACACAAGCTGATGTGTCTGTAAAAATTCTGTATTTACTTTAAGCGCGATATAAAAACGAACCATATCGTTGAtgtcgatatagactggatttgcgctgtatctccctcatccctgcatgcaggagaAGGGAGGAGGGGTGGAGCAGAAGCCCTGCGGATCCAGTCAAAGCGACAGCGTCTacggtggaagaattagtcagcaaggaataagcggtagctcagtaatgtggaggttcATGGAAttcagagcattaaaaaaatctttttcaccaccttaaaacttggcacaaactccaaaacgtggaatgtgtgaagctgcgcgcagtcctcatgaaaggaaaagcaaagtggtgtgctgtTATAAAGAGGTGTGCTATCACATCGCTAAAGATatgttgcaacagtggaaaaaccagctttaaaaacctgctgaaaacgatggactcgcgatgtccagcgagcttcgcagtcacaattatttagcacgacaagttCTACTACAAATGTACAAGTTAGACAGATGcggttgacaggttggtgttcctaccacaaaataaggacatgtttgtgtcttctcaaaatgtttaaaatgtaaaaaataccagtgtgcaatttcaagtatttttgagttgctgacattttaaaatgtcctcttaagctggacactccttcatattttgttcttttgttattagctgagaatttgagcatagctaaaggtttgttattaaaaagattatatttgactttttctatatttatttcaaaaggagaagggcctactttattttagaggccATTTTTAGATAAGATTGTTTTCTGtacatcttgcatgaagctttaaaatgtcaaaacatcctcatgttaagtatttattttaataaaacatctAGACACGCATAATTGGCTTTGatttttgtctaaactcactttgtttaaaaatatgGGGATATGTGgcatatatcgatattcaacctaaatatatcaggatatgaATTTTGGTCCATATTGCCCGGCCCTGTCTGTAACCAtcacttgtttttctttctctaGCAATTTTTAATGAGCAACAAGCTGGAAACTGCAATGTGGCTGTCACGCCTCTTCACAGTCTACTGCTCCGTCATGTTTATTCTTCCAATCTTGGGGTAAGCGTGCACTGCTCGATTATTTCCAGGCGTTCAAAGACTTATAAACATCAACACCCCGCAGACCTTACGCAGCGGCCAACTTCTACCAGCGGGCGCTCTTGGCTAACGCGCTCACCAGCGCCCTCCGCTTGCACCAGAGACTCCCCAGGTTCCAGCTGAGCCGAGCATTTCTGGCCCAGGCCCTGCAGGAGGACAGCTGCCATTACCTGCTCTACTCCCTCATCCTGGTCAACTCCTACCCCATCACCAGTATCTTTTCACACTCGCACGTCTTCAACACTCTTGTCTGTGCTGTACCGATGCGACATGGAAAATCACACCTTGTTGTTTAAGATGTTCCATGCCTGGGCCCACGTATCACCAAAACATGTGGCTGGAGCACACACAGTCGTGTCCAGGGGCGGTACGACAATATGTGTTTTGTCACAGCACATCTTTGGAACCTTGCTTGTACGCGTTGCTGTTCTCTGTGGTGCACTTGGCCCGTTTGAGTTTGGACTTCAGTCTCTGTGTAGcatgacgtgcacctccaaaaaataaaaagaaatcctCGGCCTGCCCACCTCCGCGAATGCCTTCTCCTTCCGATTTCGGATCagcatttgtgataaaaaaGGTTGCTGTAACACTGAAGAAGAGCTATAAAAGCacggatgtccaaagtgcagtggCTCATtctaaaaattatattaaacaaaaaaaaaatgggaaaaatagagcaaaagactaggggtgtcccgatttTCACTACCAATCTGATACTGATATTGGAGCCTTGAATATCAGCCAAAAACGTTATCAGCagaaatcatacatacttttctGACCTATTTTGTTGTGTGTAATGTTataaaaggcttgatcaagtgatatcacGCAGAACTATAATCAGCAACAGTATGTATGAGAAAAATGGGGCGTACTAGAAATTCTGGACTATTGAGCCTACCTGAagataagccacacccaccagGTTTTTTGTACATGTATCGACCACACTTGTctgtaagccgcaggtgtccgcGTTATAACATGATATATTTACACAGACTCGCTATAAACCTTCCATTCCTACCTACGCTCGCACAGATACTTTTTTAGTTTGGGTTTTACTTGTTTAGTAGCGTGGACTGTTAGAAATGGCTTGATGAAGTGATGTTATTCAAATAGGGAATAACAGTCAGGATGAGGAAAACGGACCCATTGATGCATCTGGTTTGTGGTTTTATCCACAACAGGCATAATGTAGCAAGGCTAGAGGTGCTCAACGTAGCGTTTGAAGCCGACATCACTCTCCACCGGcaggggctggctcttttccCTTACAGCCAATGACTTTTAGCCGTCCCGTGGAGGTTTCTCATGCTTTGTAAATGTTTCAAACAGCGGTGGATGCTTCAGGAGGCCGTGGTGTTGCCACAATGCTTCTTCAAATGCACGATGAGATTGGCCGTacttccctggttctgtgccaccacgggtaTCTTGTGCATGACAAGCCTTGTGATCACGCCGAATTCAAGGGCTGCTGCTTAcaagtctggaatggactgccaGTATCAGTGATTTCAGATTCAGGCCTCAATATCtgattgggacacccctagtagTTTTATCCATATAGCGTAATATAGCGAGGTTCGAGGCGCTTAAGCATTTAAACCTGACTTTACTCACCAGCGATGGGCTCTGGTCTTTGTACACACTGCTCATGGGCACGTCTTGTTTTTCTGCACTTCATACTGTGTATATCATTTTATTGTACGGGGAAACTTGTTTCATTACTGTGCATGTGCCAATTGATATCCTTAATCATTGGTCTCCAGTGAGCATCTTCCCAGTCTTCCTCTTCTCCTTGCTTCATGCAACCACCTACACCAAAAAGGTTCTGGATGTGAGTACGAGACGGCCGCCCCCAGCTGTGACTTTTATTGCGTTGCTGTACTTTAACGTGTGTTGGCGAGAGGAGCAAATGAGGTGTTACATCATCTGAATGGACTTTTAATTATCTCCTCCATCAAGCTGCCCCCCTAATAGAAGCCGATATCAGTAGCTCAtattaatcatcatcatcatcatcatcaactgtCTTCTGCTGCAGTCGGTGGGCCCCAGCAGCCTGATGTTTGTCAGGAACCTTCTGGACAAACTGTCTGCTAATCAGCAGAACATCCTCAAGTTCATTGCCTGTAACGAGATCTTCTTGATGCCCGCCACAGTCTTCATGCTCTTCAGGTTTGACCACCTTACTGCTCTCAAGATGGTTTTGTATTTGGTTTTGAGCCTTGGCAGAAGTTCACTTGATCTAATTATGAGATCCAGGAGTCCTCACTTTTTGTCAGGCTTTCAATGCATTTTGTCGTTGCCATTAATATTTTCTCTGTTGATATCCTCCCTCCAGTGGACAGGGAAGCCTGCTGCTGCCTTTCATTTACTATCGCTTCCTCAGTCTGCGCTACACATCCAGAAGAAACCCGTACTGCCGGTAAGAGAGCTTGTCAAGTCGGCATGAtgctctacagcaggggtgtccaaactttttccaccaaggaccacatacagaaaaaagaGACGGTAATTCCTTGGTTActgcgtttaattggttcctggCCCGATCACCCCAGTGATAAGttaatttctgccaagtagcaTTCCTTGTTAAAGCATAacaaaccttctaaatatacagtttaacatgattacagccctctagatatgaaataacacccccatagacacctttacactcatatgacccaccaatatagtacacataattcaagggtgtccaa of the Dunckerocampus dactyliophorus isolate RoL2022-P2 chromosome 11, RoL_Ddac_1.1, whole genome shotgun sequence genome contains:
- the tmem33 gene encoding transmembrane protein 33, translated to MADNNQSPLRPGPVQFLMSNKLETAMWLSRLFTVYCSVMFILPILGPYAAANFYQRALLANALTSALRLHQRLPRFQLSRAFLAQALQEDSCHYLLYSLILVNSYPITMSIFPVFLFSLLHATTYTKKVLDSVGPSSLMFVRNLLDKLSANQQNILKFIACNEIFLMPATVFMLFSGQGSLLLPFIYYRFLSLRYTSRRNPYCRTLFTELRILLEHFIMKPACPAIFRRMCLSSIAFISRLAPTGV